One window from the genome of Acidobacteriota bacterium encodes:
- a CDS encoding class I SAM-dependent methyltransferase, with protein MNRQHYSYTHYASKDVAEGFDNLRFSGPIGRHLLAEQEALLMAAFAPLGTGDGDHPLAGCSVVDVGTGTGRAAIGLARAGATVVGVDASSEMLDVARERAASAGVALNFEVGDAHALPFPAGHFDAAVSLRVLMHTPDWSRCVGELCRVARRRVVVDFPSASSLAAVESGVRHLRRAAGHKVEAYRVMSERSVIAAFQASGYRVVHIHRQFVMPIAFHKAVGSLGFTRGLERVLRGAGLLWLAGSPVTMVAER; from the coding sequence ATGAATCGTCAGCACTACAGCTACACGCATTACGCCAGCAAGGATGTGGCGGAAGGATTCGACAACCTGCGGTTCAGTGGTCCGATCGGCCGGCACCTGCTCGCCGAACAGGAGGCCTTGCTCATGGCGGCCTTCGCCCCACTGGGGACCGGCGACGGTGATCATCCGCTAGCAGGGTGCTCGGTGGTGGACGTCGGCACCGGCACTGGACGCGCAGCGATCGGCCTCGCGCGCGCGGGCGCGACGGTGGTGGGAGTGGATGCCTCGTCCGAAATGCTCGATGTGGCGCGCGAACGCGCCGCAAGCGCAGGCGTCGCCCTGAACTTCGAAGTGGGAGATGCGCATGCCTTGCCGTTTCCGGCCGGGCATTTCGACGCGGCCGTTTCACTGCGGGTCCTCATGCACACGCCCGACTGGTCGCGGTGCGTCGGCGAATTGTGCCGTGTCGCGCGCCGTCGCGTTGTGGTGGATTTCCCTTCGGCGTCGAGCCTGGCCGCTGTCGAAAGCGGTGTGAGGCATCTCAGACGCGCCGCCGGGCACAAGGTCGAAGCGTACCGGGTGATGTCGGAACGCAGTGTCATTGCCGCGTTCCAGGCGAGTGGATACCGCGTGGTCCACATTCACCGGCAATTCGTCATGCCGATCGCGTTTCACAAGGCGGTGGGTTCGCTCGGCTTCACACGCGGGTTGGAACGTGTGCTCAGGGGCGCCGGTCTGCTCTGGCTCGCGGGGTCTCCGGTGACGATGGTGGCGGAGCGGTGA
- a CDS encoding glycosyltransferase family 4 protein — translation MTTLGHTVDLVTYPFGSDVQMPGLTIVRSMAPPFVSRVRIGPSWAKVPLDALLSLTALRLALTRKYDVIHSHEEGGAIGIVLAAMLRKPHLYDMHSSLPQQISNFGFGKFKGLAALFGWIERLMIKRSGVVIVICEDLDDTVKALKLPVPTVLIENAAGSGAAPSAGTGLAVRRSLGLDEATPVVLYTGTFEAYQGLDLLYDAMRIVVAARPEARLVMVGGEPAQVATARVAVDRLGLSSAVIFTGQRPAEEVPAYLDAATTLVSPRSSGTNTPLKIYQYLRSGRPIVATRLRTHTQVLNDDVAILTAATPDELAKGLLRAMSDPTAVTIGARARELANTKYSDEAFIEKTRRAYEVLVR, via the coding sequence TTGACCACCCTCGGACACACGGTCGATCTGGTCACCTACCCGTTTGGCAGTGACGTCCAGATGCCCGGGTTGACGATCGTGCGCTCGATGGCCCCGCCATTTGTGTCGCGCGTGCGAATCGGGCCGTCGTGGGCGAAGGTGCCGCTCGATGCGCTCCTGTCGCTCACCGCACTGCGACTGGCGCTCACGCGGAAGTACGACGTCATCCACTCGCACGAGGAAGGCGGCGCGATCGGAATTGTGCTTGCCGCAATGCTGCGCAAGCCCCATCTGTACGACATGCACTCGAGCCTGCCGCAGCAGATCTCGAACTTCGGGTTCGGCAAGTTCAAGGGCCTGGCCGCGTTGTTCGGATGGATCGAACGCCTGATGATCAAGCGCTCGGGGGTCGTGATTGTGATCTGCGAGGATCTCGACGACACAGTGAAGGCGCTGAAGTTGCCGGTGCCCACCGTGCTGATCGAAAACGCCGCAGGCTCGGGTGCGGCGCCGTCGGCAGGTACCGGACTCGCCGTGCGACGGTCGCTGGGCCTCGACGAAGCCACGCCGGTTGTGCTCTACACGGGCACGTTTGAGGCGTACCAGGGCCTTGACCTGCTTTATGACGCGATGCGGATTGTGGTGGCGGCTCGTCCGGAAGCCCGGCTTGTGATGGTGGGAGGCGAACCCGCGCAGGTCGCGACGGCACGTGTTGCCGTTGACCGTCTCGGACTCTCGTCGGCGGTCATCTTCACCGGCCAACGACCCGCCGAAGAAGTGCCGGCTTATCTCGACGCGGCCACAACCCTGGTGTCGCCACGTTCGAGTGGCACGAACACGCCACTGAAGATCTACCAGTACCTCCGGTCGGGGCGGCCGATAGTGGCCACGCGTCTGCGCACGCACACGCAGGTCCTTAATGACGACGTGGCGATTCTGACGGCGGCCACGCCAGACGAATTGGCCAAGGGCCTGCTCCGGGCGATGAGCGACCCTACCGCCGTGACCATTGGAGCGCGCGCACGCGAACTCGCCAACACGAAGTACAGCGACGAAGCCTTCATCGAAAAGACGCGCCGTGCGTATGAGGTGCTCGTCCGATGA